From the genome of Zalophus californianus isolate mZalCal1 chromosome 6, mZalCal1.pri.v2, whole genome shotgun sequence, one region includes:
- the NGDN gene encoding neuroguidin codes for MEAPRSPEMLESDLTSAVTLLKHLQEQVMAVTAQIQALTKKVQARAYPTEKGLSLLEVKDQLLLMYLMDLTHLILDKASGGSLQGHAAVLRLVEIRTVLEKLRPLDQKLKYQVDKLVKTAATGSLSENDPLRFKPHPCNMMSKLSSEDEEEDEAEEGQSEASGKKSAKGTVKKYVPPRLVPVHYDETEAEREKKRLERAKKRALSSSVIRELKEQYSDAPEEIRDARHPHVTRQSQEDQHRINYEESMMVRLSVSKREKGRRKRASVMSSQLHSLTHFSDISALTGGTPHLDEDQNPVKKRKKIPKKGRKKKGFRRRR; via the exons ATGGAGGCGCCGAGGAGTCCC GAGATGCTGGAGTCGGACCTGACAAGTGCCGTCACACTTTTGAAACACCTTCAGGAGCAG GTGATGGCTGTAACTGCACAAATACAAGCTCTGACAAAAAAAGTTCAAGCTAGAGCCTATCCTACAGAGAAG GGTCTCAGCCTCTTGGAGGTAAAAGACCAGCTACTGCTCATGTACCTTATGGATTTGACCCATCTCATCCTGGACAAAGCCTCAGGAGGGTCTCTTCAGGGACATGCTGCAGTTTTGAGACTGGTGGAGATTCGCACG GTTTTGGAAAAGCTTCGTCCCTTGGACCAAAAACTGAAGTATCAAGTTGACAAACTAGTCAAGACTGCAGCAACAGGCAGCCTCA GTGAGAACGACCCACTCCGTTTTAAGCCTCATCCCTGCAATATGATGAGCAAG TTGAGCTctgaggatgaggaggaagatgaagcagaagaagGCCAGTCTGAAGCTTCAGGGAAGAAATCTGCAAAAGGAACAGTTAAGAAATATGTTCCACCACGGTTGGTTCCAGTACATTATG ATGAGACAGAAGCTGAGCGGGAGAAGAAGCGCCTAGAACGGGCCAAAAAACGGGCATTGAGCAGCTCTGTCATTCGTGAACTGAAGGAGCAGTACTCAGATGCTCCAGAGGAAATCCGTGATGCTCGGCATCCTCATGTTACTCGCCAAAGTCAGGAGGATCAACACAG GATTAATTATGAGGAGAGCATGATGGTGCGGTTAAGTGTCAGTAAACGCGAGAAAGGACGGCGAAAACGGGCCAGTGTCATGAGCTCACAGCTCCATTCCCTCACACACTTCAGTGACATCAGTGCTTTGACAGGAGGAACCCCTCATCTTGATGAG